Proteins encoded together in one Stutzerimonas stutzeri window:
- a CDS encoding CopD family protein, with protein sequence MTPFALLYALHVLAATVWVGGMFFAWMVLRPAAVAMLQAPERLRLWTDVLRRFFVWVWVAVLVLPISGIGMWHMRFGALESAPRYVHIMAGLYLVMLALFLRIQLLQLPSLKRAVEAEQWPAGGAVLGQIRRLVGINLILGLLVVALASARPLF encoded by the coding sequence ATGACACCTTTTGCCTTGCTTTACGCACTGCACGTACTCGCCGCAACGGTGTGGGTCGGCGGCATGTTCTTCGCCTGGATGGTCCTGCGACCAGCGGCCGTGGCGATGCTGCAGGCGCCGGAGCGGCTGCGGCTGTGGACCGATGTACTCCGCCGCTTCTTCGTCTGGGTATGGGTAGCGGTGCTGGTGCTGCCGATCAGCGGAATCGGTATGTGGCACATGCGATTCGGCGCGCTGGAAAGCGCGCCTCGCTATGTGCACATCATGGCGGGGCTGTATCTGGTGATGCTGGCGCTGTTCCTGCGTATCCAGCTGCTGCAGCTACCCTCGCTCAAAAGAGCCGTCGAGGCCGAGCAATGGCCAGCAGGCGGCGCAGTGCTGGGGCAGATTCGCCGGCTGGTGGGAATCAACCTGATTCTGGGCCTGCTGGTGGTCGCACTGGCCAGCGCCCGCCCCCTGTTCTGA
- a CDS encoding DUF6231 family protein, with the protein MSENPVPLHTPQQALAAMLDHYAPTRVLLVGRSDQPALAAYAECHPECQLDRADPAPLPDDLANQRYDLAIFVDCLEHLPKRNGLELLGSIRNLNTSRMAVLVDLDACEWRTTDFYALALQVSERFQRDGQTLTLFTYDLLQYKQVPDWLNARFWANPEMFGKYWW; encoded by the coding sequence TTGAGCGAAAACCCTGTACCGCTGCATACGCCGCAGCAAGCGCTTGCGGCAATGCTCGACCATTACGCCCCAACACGCGTGCTGCTCGTGGGGCGCAGCGATCAACCTGCTCTGGCTGCCTACGCCGAATGCCACCCGGAGTGTCAGCTCGATCGCGCCGATCCCGCACCGCTGCCTGACGATCTGGCGAACCAGCGCTACGACCTGGCCATATTCGTCGACTGCCTCGAGCATCTGCCCAAGCGCAACGGCCTGGAGCTGCTCGGCAGCATCCGCAATCTGAATACCAGCCGGATGGCGGTACTCGTCGATCTCGATGCATGCGAATGGCGGACTACGGACTTCTATGCACTGGCACTGCAGGTCAGCGAACGCTTCCAGCGCGACGGACAGACCTTGACGCTCTTCACTTACGACCTGCTGCAATACAAGCAGGTTCCGGACTGGCTCAATGCCAGGTTCTGGGCCAATCCTGAAATGTTCGGCAAGTACTGGTGGTGA